The sequence below is a genomic window from Nicotiana tomentosiformis chromosome 6, ASM39032v3, whole genome shotgun sequence.
TTTTTGCTTTGAGGTGTTAAAATACTTTATTCGTTGACAGGCAGATTTGTGAAGTTAGAGCAGCAATGACAAGTTAAGACTAAAGCTAAGGTGCAGTAGTCGGTGCTACTTAGGGAAGAGAGAAAGGCGAAGACGATGCTACTTTGTGTCTCAAGCAAGATGGTGTTGTAGAAGACTTACGTATCGTTCATTTTTTGAAATTTACAATTATGTGCAACTTGAAACCTATTGTGGAATGTAAATTTTTTTAATTCTTAGCTACATTGTAACAATTCTTATATGTATCTATTTTGTAATCTAAAATATTTGAATTTTAGCTGCAGGATAAAATTCTTGTGACCAATTATTTGTGGCAAATTCTTCAATTATAGCAATAAAAATTTAGAATTTGGGGCTACACATATATATAATTGATGGTTAATTTTTTCACTTTCCGTAGCAAATGATTAAACGATAGCTTTAATTCTATATATTTTATGGCAAAAAGAATGAATTCTTAGCTACATACCAAAATGTTTGTGGCTAATACTTCAATTATAGCTATAAATTTTTGAACTCGTAGCTAAATAAAAGAACAATTGCCACGAGACAGGTATAAAAATAGCCACAATATATGAATTTTCGTAGCAAACAAATTAATTCTTTTGCCACGATAAAACACCTTGTGGCTACAACATAAAGACTGCTACAAAGTTTATTTGTCGTGGCAAAAGAATAAGAGTTTTTGCTATAAGTATATATTTTGTGGCAAAAAAAGTTCTGTTAATATTGctacaataccaaaaatattcGTAGCAATAAATATTAGTCCTTAGCCACGAACCATGTAAAGTATGTAGCTAACTTTTAGTTACGCTAGCTACTTCTTGCTACGGAAAAAATTATTGTGGCTAAAATGTTTAGCCACGGAATTTTTTATATTTAGCTGCAATATATTTTGTAGCTGTAAATACATAATGTTGTAGTGGCAATTCGACTGTTtttaacaaaaatccaaaattgaaCAGAATAATTGAAATTCTAAAATTCAAATCGAAAAATTTGGTCACACCAGTTTTCAATGCTTACCTTACGTAACCAAAGAAGGTACGTTATACTTGCAGTACTCTCGATTAAGAATTAAGGACTTCACAGGACGCATGGATTTGGCAAATTCTAGCTCGCACTAATAGTATTATTGCAACTTTTTAGTGTGTCAGTCCGACCATATGTAGGAGGATTAAGGAGTGCTGTATGAAGTTGATCATAAATTTCTTTCACCCTTTTGTGAATGAGTTTAATTTCTAAGCAACAATggtataataaatatttatacaataaagTTAATTCAAAGATAATTGCAGATAACTCTAATTTAATAGTATTAATTAATATTCTTGAATAAATAATTAATAACTTGTTATAACATATTAAATTACACTGATTATGTAACAGAGTCATTAATTATACTGTCATGCGTACAACTTAAATCTTTTTTAAAATAAGCTTGATCAGAGCGCCCTAGTTTaacttgttctttttttttttcatgcaAATTATATTATAGCCAGTAGAGGCGAAGCtagaatttaaagtttatgggttcTGAATTTGCCTCGTAACCCATAGATTGTCTTAGTTACTGTGTTCACAATTaaatatttgtacatatttaataaatttcttaatataaatatAGTGTTTAAGAAAAAGTGACTGAGTTCGGCCGAAACCACACGCTAACTCCGCCTCTTATTGCCAGCGGGATGAGCCGAAACGGATGGAATATAAATGTTCCGAATTCACTCACTTCCTAGGCGATgaattatttttacttttactatATTATTATAGGTATTTAATAGGACGCTACTATTAAGTAAAGATACCAGCAACAGTACTAAAATAAGGATTTGGGCCTGGTTAAATGAAATGCTTACTTCATTTGAAACACCTCAATCTATTACACATTGAAAAACTTGGCACACACTAGACAATGAAAAATGCAAGAATACATACAATGGAGAGAGAACGTTTGTGCCAGCCAAATTAGAAAGATGCAGAAAATTTCTCTATCACTTCCAAGACAAATTTGTAGAAAGTTGATAAATTCTTTGAACCTTTCTCCAAATGAGCTATTTAATTAGTTCGTGCAAATACTTGGATTTGGCTTGGCATATGCGAGAAACTCTGGATCCTTTTCCACAACCCTAATCTCTTCATCATCAGATGCAATCCACAACTCTATACCCTCTTTGCATGCACTTTCTAAAAAGACAAACTGATGTTTGGATCGAATATTAGCAGCATCCAAATCCCCCATATGAGCAACCCAAACAGGCTTTCCCCAACCATAATTAACATCATATATTCCCATATTGCACCAGCTTGTGAATCTAAAAATCTTTATGTTCTCATTTGTTGACACACTTTCAAGCCACTCGTTAAGGGTCGTGAATGTAGACTCGTTGTCTATATctgttgaagacataattaagtaaattaaatatatatatatatatatatatatatatatatctgttgAAGAGCATATTTtcatttacttaattatgttttcagcattatatatatatatatacagaggCGGATCTAAGATTTAAATCTTGTgggttcaattttaaaatttttaacattgaacccattatatttttaaagttatgggttcatatctactatttttgcaattttaataaatttttacatacaaatttttactccgcgtcgaaagttatgggttcagttgaacccgtagcTAATATGCTACatccgtctctctctctctctctctatatatatatatatatatatatatatatatatatataatgctgaaaacataattaagtaaatgaAAATATGCTCTTTCTCTGATAAAAAATTACACTTTCAGATGAAATGATCACGTAGTTCAAAAGTATATACCTTTAATGTTCTCAGCGGTTAATTGGGCAAACACCTCCCTTAGCATTATTGCCAAATCAGGCAACTCTATGCTAGCATCTAAAGGGTCATAAAAGGCAAATGCTATCCAAAGAAGGTTTCCAAAAGAGTTTTGGGGCAAAGGTGGCTCAACGCGAGGCCTTAAATTTGCAACATGTGTGATCACTAAAGTCTTTGGTGCATCCGTAAGGAATTTAGAGGCTGCTGCAATCCGTTTGCAAAGAAAAGCTGTCAATGCTTCAATCTTAGATGGAAAAGGAACACTTTGGCTAGATGTGTTAGCTTTGAGAGCTTTTATGGCTTTGGAGTCGAACAAGAACCTTCTCATTGGCGATTTTGAGCCTTGGAAATAAAAGTTCTCGAAATTCCTTATGAACTTAATTGGTAATGATTCTATTGGAGGGAATAGAGAGATTGCTGAGGTGAAGTCTGGATCCAGTGTTTTATCACCTTCACCATGGGTAAGCTTGGCCCATGTTTTCAAGAAAGAACTCATCGCAGAAGCATCTACAACCTGTTAGTAGAAAATCAAATTAAAAAAAGTCACAAGAAAGCACGAATTTATAGAGTTGAAAGAAGGCTATTCAGAACATTCATTTTTTTCATCAACAAACATGTTCGTTTAAATTTAAACCTAAATTCAATTCAAGTtttaaataaaaactaaaaattctAAGTCATTTTTGACTTTCGATGTGAGACAAACCCACTACAATCTTCATATAtttgctccctctattttatttatGTGACGTAGTTTGACTTGACatggaattttaaaaaaaaagacttttaaaatttgtggtcttaaaaggtTAAAGGGTAAAAGGAGCTTTCAATTCGTGCgactataaaaacttctcatcGAGAGTAAATGAGTTAGATAGAAAGTTTGAAGTTGATTTTTTTGcaaatatagaaatgtgtcattttttTGGAACAAAttaataaggaaagtgtgtcacataaattgaaaccgAGGGAGTAGTACAAACTATGCAAAAGTCAACCTTGTGAAGCATGCAAACTCCAATTGCTCTTCCACCGCATTCAAATGTGGAGGTTTGTACAGCAAGGAGAGGTTGACAACTCTGTTCTAGGCAGTTTCCTTTGCATGGAAGGAACTTGTTAAGGAATGGAATATCAGGATTTTCAAGAAACATAGAGAGATGGAAGTTTGCTTGAGCTTCCATATATAGAACTCCATCGTCATTGCACTCAATAGAGTTTAAGTCTTTGAATCTACCAGCAAGAGGATAGTAATAACTTAGGGTTTCAGCAAGAGATTTCTTAAGGAGATCTGAAGCCAAGGTATTTTCTTTATTCAAGTGGTCATTAACAACGTTGGCATTATTGTAAAAGAGAATGACTGGGACGTAAGAAGATGGAGCAAGCTGATCTAGGAAGGAGATTTTGTAGTTCCTTAGGTGCTGAGGAGTTGGTACAGAGGGTTTGATGTTTTCCTTGGAAAGAACTTTAACATCCATAGTTTCAAATTTGGGAAGTACACTGAATTTACTGATAATCCCTAGTATCTCTTAGAAGGCTTTTGAAGGAAATCGAAGTGTAGTTGTTGGCCGCATTATAAAAGAATACCTAACTTTTTGGTGTGAATTTATTGGTGAGCAAACTCAAACTCAAACCTATATTTATGTAATgtaatttttatttaaattttatactcCTTAACTCAACTCTAAAATTAATACTCCTACAATAGAATTTGCACTATAGGAGCTATTGGTCATATCTTTGATCTATATGCTGTTTTAAttgatatttatgtaatttttaaaaaatttatactTCTTAATATTGGTACAGGCGCAACACGCATACTTGAAGACTTGTTATATTAAAAGCAAGAAGGTCCTTAGTAAAATATTATTCGccctttttaccctttaaaactaAATTTACATTGGGACAACATCGTCatttaataattttcttatatttaggactttgaaatcatacaaaaatttagtttatcaatttttttcttatttgcatTAAGTATAGGATTTCTAACGTTAATTATGTGTTTAAACAATAAAACTTGAAGGATTCTAATTTATTGCTTTCTAACATAATGACGACAAAAAGAAATAGAGTTTCCTTAATTAGTTATAAAGTTCTAACAATTTATGAAAGTTAAAGTGACAGATttcttatttaatttaaataaggtTAAATTGGTTCTCTAATATTGGTAAAACAATATCTTTCCCTTGCAAACAACAATAGTAAAATATGTACACGTTTAGGACTAATAATATGTTTAgatctttaaaattaaatatatgaTTTTGAGAATCCATTGTTTTGATTAAAATATTGTCATTCTTCTTTAGTTTCATCATGTTTTTTAATTCATTAGCATTGAAGGCCGTATGATATTTTATAGACTAATGTTAGTGTTTATCCATTTGAAGGTCACCAAAAGATGGTTCTTTCTATAAAAAAATCCCCATCAAGTGCCATAAAAGTTTGATTTTGGTAGGAGAAGATAAGACCATCAAAATCAGCTTTCATGTTATATTGATgggtaattttttaaaattttcattataTCTTTTTGTTTTCCTAGAGGGAGTGAACTTATTTTAACTTTCGTTCTTCTTTTAAGTTTAAGAGTGATTTTCTTCTTATTTGGAAAGGTGAAACTAGAATTTTAGTGCCATAAGTTTACTCTTTTGGGGATGGATGAAAGAATTGataaaaagtttgaaaaaattaaattttaaaatattggtACTTGCATGCTGTAAAAGTCTAGGCGAATGTTGTTTATATAACaattcgaccggtcgttttgagtattatagccccgttcccccatttattgcctaTTCTATGTTTGTTTGTTGTTATGTAACTTGCTGGGGTGGTTGGCTTGGTTCCAGGGATGTTTCAAAAtaaaatgggacacttagtcccaaggttggaagcctaagttgaaggagttgatcggatattgacttatgtgtaaatgactccggaatggagttttgatggttccgatagcccCGTAggtaattttggcttgaattggcgaaagttgaaaaagttgaagtttgaagagttgagaagtttgatatGGTTACCGGGCtaagattttggtttcggaagttggaataggtccattgtgtcatttatgacttgtgtgcaaaatttgaggtcaataggagttggtttgataggtttcggcatcgattgtagaagttggaaattcattagtttcattaggcttgaattggggtacgattcgtattttttatattgtttgatgtgattttgaggcctcgactaagttcgtatgatgttttaggatgggttggtatgtttggatggggtcccaaagGCCTCGGGGATGATTCACATGGAAATCAGACTAGAATTGAACTTAGAAGAATTTGTGATGTTGCTGATGTCtggtgccatcgcacctgcggaggatcGGTCGCAGGTGCGCGACCACAAAAGTGagccaggggtcacaggtgcggtTTTGTAGGAgttgggcagtggtcgcaggtgcggggaGGTATTCCGCATATGCGATCCCGCAGATGAGACGAGTCTTCGCAGATGCAGAGTTTGGTAGATGTGGCtcgcgatcgcagaagcagagaggaatgcgcagaagcggacgcgcaaaAGGGATGGGTGGACCGCAGAAACGGTATTGCAGGTGCGAGTGTTCGTCCGTAGGTGCTGCTTTTCGCGTCCTTAAGTggattctgcagaagcggaccttTCTCTGCAAAAACGGAGCCGCAAGTGCGACTGGGGTGTCGACAGATGTGAAAATGCATGGGAATAATATAAAATCTAGGGTTagagttatttctttatttttggactttaggAGCTCGGACAGAATATAAGCTACTTTTGattatttttattcattaatattgaatgcccattgaattttccacctagattatataattttaagacgaaatttggggaattttggactagggattggagagtaggatttggggatttgattgatgatttgatgtcagaattgagtaattttggtatggttgaactcgttattgaatgggtgttcgaattatGTTGGAttgcgagacgtgggcccgaagttgaccttttgggttgacttttgtcttttgttaaagaacctagctttatcatatgaaattgattcctatagttgTATCGATTGtattgagttgtttgtggctagattcgagtcgttcggaggccgattcgcgaggcaagagcttgttggagtagagatttgtgcggtttgaggtaagtaacacttctaaacttggttttaaGGGTATGAATTCCTGAAATATgtgttatatggttggtgttgaggtgacgcgcatgttAGGTaatgggcgtgtgagcgtgcaccatagtaattgtgactcagTTGATTctgtggaactgtgtagtcatcTAATCT
It includes:
- the LOC104103503 gene encoding stemmadenine O-acetyltransferase-like, with product MDVKVLSKENIKPSVPTPQHLRNYKISFLDQLAPSSYVPVILFYNNANVVNDHLNKENTLASDLLKKSLAETLSYYYPLAGRFKDLNSIECNDDGVLYMEAQANFHLSMFLENPDIPFLNKFLPCKGNCLEQSCQPLLAVQTSTFECGGRAIGVCMLHKVVDASAMSSFLKTWAKLTHGEGDKTLDPDFTSAISLFPPIESLPIKFIRNFENFYFQGSKSPMRRFLFDSKAIKALKANTSSQSVPFPSKIEALTAFLCKRIAAASKFLTDAPKTLVITHVANLRPRVEPPLPQNSFGNLLWIAFAFYDPLDASIELPDLAIMLREVFAQLTAENIKDIDNESTFTTLNEWLESVSTNENIKIFRFTSWCNMGIYDVNYGWGKPVWVAHMGDLDAANIRSKHQFVFLESACKEGIELWIASDDEEIRVVEKDPEFLAYAKPNPSICTN